The segment AAAGAAGAGGACATTGAAAAACTCCTAAATTTAATAGAAGAACTCGAACTTGATAGGATAACATTCTATTCATTAAACCCTCAAAAAGGAACTATATTTGAAAACAAACCATCAGTAACTACTCTTGAGTATATGAATTGGGTTTCATCAGTTAGGCTAAATTTCCCAAAGATAAAAATAATAACCGGAACATGGGTGGATAAACTAACAAATATAGGACCTTTAATAATGAGCGGTTCAAACACAATAACAAAATTCCCACTTTTTAGCATGTTTGGAAGAAAGGAAGGGAAAACTGTGGAGAAAGAAATTTTATCTACTGGAAGGGAGTTGTTTGGGACATTTTCAGACGTAGATGCTTTAATGGGTAAGAAAAAGTTAAAGAACTCCCCATACAAAGATGAAGAAATAGAAATAAGTAGAGAAAATCTTGAAAGGGTAAATGATCTACAAGAAGAAATAAACAAAAAAATTGAGTTCTATGTAAAGAAAACATTAAGCAAAATAATAAAAGAAACACATTAACCCTTAATTTCCTTTTTAATTTTTATCATAAAATCGTATAATTTTTCCACAGTTTCTTCTGAAATTGCATGCTCTATTTTACATGCCTCTTCAGTTGCCTTTTTTTCGTCCAGTTTAAGAAATTCCTTAAGAAAATCTTCAATTATCCTATGCTTTCTTATAACTTTTTTGGCAATTTCCTCTCCTTTTTCAGTCAGTTGAATACCAACATATGGCT is part of the Methanotorris formicicus Mc-S-70 genome and harbors:
- a CDS encoding metal-dependent transcriptional regulator produces the protein MISSNIEDYLERIYIFIQKHKRPVKTTELARILHVNPSAITSMAKKLHSEGYIIYEPYVGIQLTEKGEEIAKKVIRKHRIIEDFLKEFLKLDEKKATEEACKIEHAISEETVEKLYDFMIKIKKEIKG